GATAAATTAATCTTACCTCAAAACACACGATTGATGGGAGTATTTCTTGGGTTTGTAGGTGGTTCTTTGGATGTGTTTTGCCATATTCAATACCATAGTTTGGTAGCGACACAGACAGGGAATATTCTCCTACTTATATCTGATTGGCGCTACTCAAATGTTATCAATACGATGTTGCGATTCTGCTCCATTATTTTCTTTTCTCTAGGATTTCTGTTTGCATTGCACATGAAAGAATACCGCAAAACGGCCTACTGGCGGGTTAAGATGTTGCTCCCCTTATTTATCGGGACCCTTATCTTGCCTTTCTTTTCACGATTTCCTCTATTAGAAGTTCCTTTCATTGCTTTTGGAACAGGAATGATGATGCTAACATTTACGGGCAGTTTGATTGAAGATCATCCCTATGTCATTTTTATGACATCTGGAAATTACCGAAAGATGTTGACCGCTTTGTATCGCATTGCTAGAAGAGAAGGAAATATCCAAGAATACCGTCGTCAAGCCTTAAATTATGGGATTGTTGTGGGAAGTTTCATAGTGGGGGCAATCAGCTTGGCTGTATTGATGCATTTTCTTCATGAATGGTCTGTTTGGATTATCAGCCTCAATTTGTTTTTGATTATGTCCTACTATATAGCTAGAGTGAAGCAATTAGATTTACAAGATGAAAACATATAAAAAACGGCAAAACTCAAAAATGAGTCTTGCCGTTTTTGTAAGTTGTAGATGTGAGACTATGCTTTGTCTAATTGCAAGAGGGCTTCAATTTCTGCCAGAGTGCTAGCTTGTGAAATGGCTCCACGAAGTTTGGCTGCACCAGATGTTCCCCGAAGGTAGTGAGGAGCGAGTCCACGGAATTCACGAACTGCAATGTTTTCCCCTTTGAGGTTAATCAAGCGTTTCAAGTGTTCGTAAGCAATTTTCATCTTGTCTTCGAAGGTCAAATCAGGGAGGATTTCTCCAGTTTCAAAATAGTGATTGATCTGGTTGAAGAGGTAGGGATTTCCCATGGCTGCTCGGCCAATCATAACTGCGTCAGCACCAACTTCTTCGATACGCTGTTTAGCGTCTTGAACCGTACGAATGTCACCGTTGGCGATAAATGGAATCTTGGTCAAAGCTTGAGCGACCTTATGAAGGGTCTCGAGGTCAGCGTGACCAGTATACATTTGC
This genomic interval from Streptococcus oralis subsp. tigurinus contains the following:
- a CDS encoding DUF1275 family protein, whose amino-acid sequence is MADKLILPQNTRLMGVFLGFVGGSLDVFCHIQYHSLVATQTGNILLLISDWRYSNVINTMLRFCSIIFFSLGFLFALHMKEYRKTAYWRVKMLLPLFIGTLILPFFSRFPLLEVPFIAFGTGMMMLTFTGSLIEDHPYVIFMTSGNYRKMLTALYRIARREGNIQEYRRQALNYGIVVGSFIVGAISLAVLMHFLHEWSVWIISLNLFLIMSYYIARVKQLDLQDENI